In Candidatus Melainabacteria bacterium RIFOXYA2_FULL_32_9, the following proteins share a genomic window:
- a CDS encoding 50S ribosomal protein L20 has product MARVKRGNVLRKRHKKILKLAKSFKGSRSRLFIVANQAVMKALKYQYRDRRNKKRMFRRLWISRINAAARMFGLSYSKLAHGLKEANVSINRKMLADIAVKDLDAFKKVVDIAKKQLKISA; this is encoded by the coding sequence ATGGCAAGGGTTAAGCGTGGAAATGTTCTTCGCAAAAGACATAAAAAAATATTAAAATTAGCAAAAAGCTTCAAAGGTTCTAGAAGCAGATTATTTATAGTCGCTAATCAGGCTGTAATGAAAGCTTTAAAGTATCAATATCGTGATCGCAGAAACAAAAAAAGAATGTTCAGACGCCTTTGGATCTCCAGAATTAATGCAGCAGCAAGAATGTTCGGTCTTAGCTACAGCAAATTAGCACATGGATTAAAAGAAGCAAATGTTAGCATAAACAGGAAAATGTTAGCTGATATAGCTGTTAAAGATCTTGATGCTTTCAAAAAAGTTGTAGATATTGCAAAAAAACAACTTAAAATTTCTGCATAA
- a CDS encoding 50S ribosomal protein L35 produces the protein MPKMKTHRAGAKRYKVTATGKIMRRQAGKKHLLTHKSAERRRHLSGMVEVSSTNLEKIKLELPYMQYSR, from the coding sequence ATGCCAAAGATGAAAACTCATCGAGCCGGAGCAAAAAGATATAAAGTCACCGCAACTGGCAAGATTATGCGCAGACAAGCAGGTAAAAAACACTTGCTTACACATAAAAGCGCTGAAAGAAGAAGACATTTATCTGGAATGGTAGAGGTATCCTCAACTAACCTCGAAAAAATTAAATTAGAATTACCTTATATGCAATATTCTCGTTAA
- a CDS encoding translation initiation factor IF-3: MLISNVRFQSSKPTGILNEDIRTKEVRLIDDEGNNLGIVNTRDALNMAYDKELDLVIISPNQTPPVAKILDYGKYKFESEKKAKEAKKKQHVVEVKEVKMRYKIDTHDYDVRIKNIKKFLKAGNKVKVMIMLRGREIQHSKLAFDLAERIKNDLQDINYTMEKQAGLEGKNVVMILTTTES; the protein is encoded by the coding sequence ATACTTATTAGTAACGTTAGATTTCAAAGTTCAAAGCCAACCGGAATCCTAAATGAAGACATACGAACAAAGGAAGTTCGATTAATTGATGATGAAGGAAATAATCTGGGAATCGTTAACACGCGAGATGCTCTGAATATGGCATATGATAAAGAGTTGGACTTAGTTATAATCAGTCCTAATCAAACACCACCCGTTGCAAAAATACTTGATTACGGCAAATACAAATTTGAATCAGAAAAAAAAGCAAAAGAAGCCAAAAAGAAGCAACATGTGGTAGAAGTTAAAGAAGTAAAAATGCGTTATAAAATAGATACCCATGATTATGACGTTCGTATTAAAAATATAAAGAAATTTCTAAAGGCTGGAAATAAAGTTAAGGTTATGATAATGTTGAGAGGACGTGAGATTCAGCATTCTAAGTTAGCTTTTGATTTAGCTGAAAGAATTAAGAATGACCTTCAAGACATTAACTATACAATGGAAAAACAAGCGGGTTTAGAAGGCAAAAACGTAGTAATGATTCTTACAACCACGGAATCTTAA